One part of the Armatimonadota bacterium genome encodes these proteins:
- a CDS encoding helix-turn-helix domain-containing protein, producing the protein MARFQGSLRDWRRYIDEKTQAVKDRQESTTAVAEAERPAAPVVSPPEPPVQTASQDVETALAKHRAIAEEIDRTPDAPAPVSPPVSASDAEAAGMFARLPRHVQLLMRPAKGEVAQNSYKGKFSETREELIYRLLDPQLTLEETARILNVCPTTVRRYTNRGLLPQERTQGNHRRFRMSKVLEFLEAHVPTDD; encoded by the coding sequence ATGGCCAGGTTCCAGGGCAGTCTGAGGGATTGGCGGCGCTATATTGACGAGAAGACCCAGGCGGTCAAAGATCGGCAGGAATCGACCACTGCCGTCGCCGAGGCGGAGAGGCCCGCGGCGCCGGTAGTATCACCCCCTGAGCCGCCGGTGCAGACAGCGTCGCAGGACGTAGAGACGGCTTTGGCGAAGCATCGCGCGATCGCCGAAGAGATCGACCGGACGCCGGACGCGCCGGCCCCGGTTTCGCCTCCTGTATCGGCATCCGATGCAGAAGCCGCGGGGATGTTCGCCCGCCTCCCGCGCCACGTTCAACTGCTGATGCGCCCCGCCAAGGGCGAAGTGGCGCAGAACTCCTACAAAGGCAAATTCAGCGAGACCCGCGAGGAACTCATCTACCGCCTGCTGGACCCGCAGTTGACCCTGGAGGAAACGGCGCGGATACTGAATGTTTGCCCGACGACCGTAAGGCGGTATACCAACCGTGGTCTCCTGCCGCAGGAGCGCACACAGGGGAACCATCGACGTTTCCGCATGTCGAAAGTGCTGGAGTTCCTCGAGGCGCACGTTCCCACCGACGACTGA
- the cax gene encoding calcium/proton exchanger: protein MRTAKPANIRKRAPYRRANRLNVLLAFVPVSIVLEWLHLSPTLVFVSSCLAIVPLAGLMGGATEDVAGRIGSTWGGLLNATFGNAPELIIAMLALRAGLPGVVKASITGSIIGNLLLVVGLAVLLGGIRHKTQSFNQHSAGLHSSLLVMSVLALMVPAVFVRSAPGLIGGNRDPRVESLSLAVAGVLIVVYGLSLFFSLKTHESLLTGIEPEAGEDRAPRGLPAAVGLLLGSTLFVALESEFLVGSIDGVTKALHLSQVFVGVVVVAIIGNAAEHVTAVVFARRNQMDLALKIAIGSSTQIALFVAPLLVFASLAMGHPMTFIFNTFELVSIAFAVTIVTVISLDGQTHWMEGVLLLAAYIVIALAFYYIPTEGRPAVAPAPSGSTTSWLPPPAAGRGMRLQPLGEFKGSEGGQ, encoded by the coding sequence ATGCGTACTGCCAAGCCCGCCAACATCAGGAAGCGCGCGCCATACCGGCGCGCAAATCGGCTCAACGTTCTGCTCGCCTTCGTGCCGGTGAGCATCGTCCTCGAGTGGCTGCACTTGTCGCCGACTCTCGTCTTCGTGTCATCGTGTCTGGCCATCGTCCCGTTGGCCGGGCTGATGGGCGGCGCCACGGAGGACGTCGCCGGCCGCATCGGATCGACGTGGGGCGGCCTGCTCAACGCGACGTTCGGCAATGCGCCGGAGCTCATCATCGCGATGCTGGCTCTTCGGGCCGGGCTTCCGGGGGTCGTGAAGGCCAGCATCACCGGGAGCATCATCGGCAACCTGCTGCTGGTTGTCGGCCTGGCCGTTCTGCTGGGCGGTATCCGGCACAAGACGCAGTCGTTCAACCAGCATTCGGCCGGGCTGCACTCGTCGCTGCTGGTGATGAGCGTGCTGGCGCTGATGGTGCCGGCGGTATTTGTGCGGTCGGCGCCGGGTCTCATCGGCGGGAACCGGGACCCGCGAGTCGAAAGCCTCAGCCTTGCGGTGGCCGGTGTGCTCATCGTTGTCTATGGCCTCTCGCTGTTCTTTTCGCTCAAGACGCACGAGAGCCTGCTCACCGGCATCGAACCCGAGGCCGGTGAGGATCGGGCGCCGCGGGGGCTGCCGGCGGCGGTTGGCCTGCTGTTGGGGAGCACGCTGTTCGTCGCCCTCGAGAGTGAGTTCCTCGTGGGTAGCATCGACGGCGTCACGAAGGCGCTGCACCTGAGCCAGGTTTTCGTCGGCGTGGTGGTGGTCGCGATCATCGGCAATGCGGCCGAGCATGTGACGGCCGTCGTGTTCGCCCGGCGAAACCAGATGGACCTGGCGCTGAAGATCGCGATCGGCTCCAGCACGCAGATCGCCCTTTTCGTGGCCCCGCTCCTCGTGTTCGCCAGCCTGGCGATGGGCCACCCCATGACGTTCATATTCAACACGTTCGAGCTGGTGAGCATCGCGTTCGCGGTCACGATCGTGACCGTGATCAGCCTGGACGGCCAGACCCACTGGATGGAGGGCGTTCTGCTTCTGGCGGCGTATATCGTCATCGCGCTGGCGTTTTACTACATTCCCACGGAGGGGCGTCCGGCGGTCGCGCCGGCTCCGTCGGGCAGCACGACAAGTTGGCTCCCGCCGCCGGCAGCCGGGCGGGGGATGCGTTTACAGCCTCTCGGGGAATTCAAGGGAAGTGAGGGAGGGCAATGA
- a CDS encoding macro domain-containing protein, producing MSEVIYDTMLASGARVSLRKGDLTEEAVDAIVNAANEHLQHGGGVAGAISRKGGPSIQRESNQVGIVETGTAAMTGAGDLPSRFVIHAVGPIWSQHDEFEADSLLASAVECSLDLADAKSLVSIAFPAISSGIYGFPKDRCAEIMLRAAVSWLDDAPSSSIRDVRFVVIDEATFDAFDTAWRAEFAASYN from the coding sequence ATGAGCGAGGTAATCTACGACACGATGCTGGCGTCCGGGGCCCGTGTGAGCCTTCGGAAAGGCGATTTGACCGAGGAGGCGGTGGATGCCATCGTCAACGCGGCCAATGAGCACCTGCAGCACGGCGGCGGCGTGGCGGGAGCGATATCGCGAAAGGGTGGCCCGTCGATCCAGCGCGAAAGCAACCAGGTGGGAATCGTGGAGACCGGCACCGCGGCGATGACCGGCGCCGGCGACCTCCCGAGCCGCTTCGTCATCCACGCGGTGGGCCCGATCTGGAGCCAGCACGACGAGTTCGAGGCGGACAGCCTCCTCGCCAGTGCGGTTGAGTGTTCACTGGACCTGGCGGACGCCAAATCGTTGGTCAGCATCGCCTTTCCGGCCATATCCAGCGGCATCTACGGCTTCCCCAAGGACCGGTGCGCCGAAATCATGCTCCGCGCCGCCGTCTCCTGGCTGGACGACGCCCCGTCTTCAAGCATCCGCGATGTGCGGTTCGTGGTGATCGACGAGGCGACCTTCGACGCGTTCGACACCGCCTGGCGTGCCGAGTTCGCCGCATCGTACAACTGA
- a CDS encoding glycosyltransferase — protein sequence MNIAIFSESYKPYVNGVSVSVTTFTEQLRNHGDTVHIFAPYMPDYEDEDPLVTRYPSVRFKSRWLQYEPEYTMALGRFPGLQWILRIGFGATVYRLNTRRALDDMLGRLDIDLIHTQSPFAMGAEGRRWAKRRGVPLVTTFHTLYTEYTHYTPFIPRWISLPSILRWTRMNCNAADRIIAPTEAARDVLASWGVTQPVSILATGIRTAMFRGGDRAGIRERWGIPDGSLVLLYAGRVAPEKNIPLLLDVLENVAASYPDIVLLFAGGGPDLAPTEAAANQRGLGDRVRFAGYAKREEMRDYYAAADILAFPSFTETQGLVLCEAMAAGLPFVAVESPGARSVLPEGYERYLIPNDASLMTQRVLELAGDADKRRRLADLGRDSAERFSEEGAGERLREIYADVIAEKRGR from the coding sequence TTGAACATCGCTATTTTCTCGGAAAGCTACAAGCCCTACGTCAACGGCGTATCGGTGTCCGTAACCACGTTCACCGAGCAACTGAGGAACCACGGCGATACCGTTCACATCTTCGCTCCCTATATGCCGGACTACGAGGATGAAGACCCGCTTGTGACGCGGTACCCCTCGGTCCGCTTCAAGTCGCGGTGGCTGCAATACGAGCCCGAATACACGATGGCGCTGGGCCGCTTTCCGGGGCTGCAGTGGATATTGCGCATCGGGTTTGGCGCAACTGTGTATCGCCTGAACACCCGGCGCGCCCTCGACGATATGCTGGGCCGCCTGGACATAGACCTCATTCACACGCAATCCCCGTTCGCGATGGGCGCCGAGGGGCGGCGCTGGGCGAAGCGGAGGGGCGTTCCGCTGGTGACGACCTTCCACACCCTCTACACGGAGTACACGCACTACACGCCGTTCATCCCGCGGTGGATTTCGCTGCCCAGCATCCTCCGCTGGACCAGGATGAACTGCAACGCGGCGGACAGGATCATCGCGCCCACCGAAGCGGCCCGCGACGTGCTGGCCTCGTGGGGGGTGACGCAGCCTGTATCCATCTTGGCGACCGGTATCCGCACCGCCATGTTCCGCGGCGGCGACCGGGCCGGCATTAGAGAGCGATGGGGCATCCCGGACGGCTCGCTGGTGCTGTTGTACGCGGGGCGCGTGGCGCCGGAGAAGAACATCCCGCTGTTGCTGGATGTGCTGGAGAATGTGGCCGCCTCGTATCCCGACATCGTCCTCTTGTTTGCCGGGGGCGGCCCCGACCTCGCGCCAACCGAGGCCGCGGCCAATCAGCGCGGGCTGGGGGACCGGGTGCGCTTTGCCGGTTACGCGAAGCGCGAAGAGATGCGAGACTACTACGCCGCCGCCGACATCCTGGCGTTTCCATCGTTCACGGAGACGCAGGGCCTGGTGCTGTGCGAGGCGATGGCCGCCGGCCTGCCGTTCGTGGCGGTGGAGTCCCCGGGCGCCCGGTCGGTGCTTCCGGAGGGCTATGAGCGCTATCTGATCCCGAACGACGCTTCGCTGATGACGCAGCGGGTGCTGGAGTTGGCCGGCGATGCGGACAAGCGGCGGCGCCTGGCGGATCTGGGCCGGGATTCCGCGGAGCGGTTCAGCGAGGAAGGGGCGGGGGAGCGGCTTCGTGAGATCTACGCGGATGTGATCGCGGAGAAGCGGGGTAGGTGA
- the queA gene encoding tRNA preQ1(34) S-adenosylmethionine ribosyltransferase-isomerase QueA, with protein sequence MSDHLSDYDYLLPQDRIAQTPVEPRDASRLLVVDRKTGALTHRIFRDIVEYLSPGDVLVVNSSRVRSARLWGRKPTGGRVEVFLLKPHGNDVWETLVSPGKRVPPGTHLEFDAGFTARVLERTDAGGRIVRFEGADSLDEALEAAGEVPLPPYITERLEDPERYQTVYARTLGSAAAPTAGLHFTPELLKTVRDKGVQVAEVVLHIGLDTFRPVKVEDLDKHVMHSEWYEISEADARIINEAVGRVFAVGTTTVRALESSARADGLVHPGVAETRLFLRPGSEFRVVDAMVTNFHLPKSTLVMLVSAFSRLELIMKAYREAVECDYRFFSFGDAMLIL encoded by the coding sequence GTGAGTGACCACCTCTCGGATTACGATTACCTCCTGCCGCAGGACCGTATTGCCCAAACTCCCGTGGAACCTCGCGATGCTTCGCGTCTCCTTGTTGTGGACCGCAAGACAGGCGCACTCACCCACCGGATCTTCCGCGACATCGTCGAGTACCTTTCCCCGGGCGATGTTCTGGTCGTGAATTCCTCACGCGTCCGATCGGCGCGGCTATGGGGGCGAAAGCCCACCGGCGGCCGGGTCGAGGTTTTCCTGTTGAAACCGCACGGAAATGACGTTTGGGAGACCCTCGTTTCACCGGGGAAACGGGTCCCCCCGGGGACGCATTTGGAGTTCGACGCCGGGTTCACGGCGCGCGTGCTGGAGCGCACCGACGCCGGTGGGCGCATCGTGCGGTTTGAAGGCGCGGATTCATTGGATGAGGCTCTCGAGGCGGCGGGCGAGGTGCCCCTGCCGCCGTACATCACGGAGCGACTGGAAGACCCGGAACGATATCAGACCGTTTACGCGCGCACCCTGGGTTCCGCGGCCGCGCCGACCGCCGGCCTTCACTTCACGCCGGAGTTGCTGAAAACCGTGCGCGACAAGGGCGTTCAGGTTGCGGAAGTTGTGTTGCACATCGGGCTCGACACGTTCCGCCCGGTGAAGGTGGAAGATCTCGATAAGCACGTGATGCATTCGGAGTGGTACGAGATCAGCGAGGCTGACGCCCGTATCATCAACGAGGCAGTCGGGAGGGTGTTCGCCGTCGGAACGACAACCGTCAGGGCTCTGGAAAGCTCGGCCCGGGCCGACGGCTTGGTCCACCCGGGGGTGGCGGAGACCCGGCTTTTCCTCCGCCCGGGGTCGGAATTCCGGGTAGTGGATGCTATGGTCACGAATTTCCACCTTCCAAAGTCAACCTTGGTCATGTTGGTTTCCGCTTTTTCTCGTTTGGAATTGATAATGAAAGCGTACCGTGAGGCCGTTGAGTGCGATTACCGCTTTTTCAGTTTCGGCGATGCCATGCTGATCCTGTGA
- a CDS encoding zinc-ribbon domain-containing protein: MADPSNSTTMPGNRGCVACGASNLPTAQFCAQCGASLPPIGGQPAGNTKSARLVIEAREHLTLRRYEEAALTAEAALVLDANSAEAHHIAAQARLKQGMNASALRHAERAVALDPGNPEYHATLLAVQGHAGSGSFDWNRPGVIAAGVALLVLLIITVVGLNMMSLRAGRDTQADVRPTSPTGQLSPYSATAVPGQATPQPVRPTGVLAGRPRVPSRAATPRASDLTADSGTPSGQFNPTTAVLPPVSSSAVGLAPAPVDASPLNRFSTPQPAAPSARASAAPAPAPRAVVEPPAAHPGGGTLFGGNSFPTQPAVTTPAPDTTETPSITANTAATVTPRPSSPQQAYMLRDYGAAIRGFQQRIDNGEATGANYQQLGLAYERVSDKRNAAAAYRAAILAYQAQLQSGADADVAQRGLRSTQRALMMLETR; encoded by the coding sequence ATGGCGGACCCAAGCAATTCAACAACGATGCCCGGAAACCGCGGGTGCGTCGCGTGCGGAGCGAGTAACCTGCCCACGGCGCAGTTTTGCGCACAGTGCGGCGCGTCACTGCCGCCGATCGGCGGCCAGCCGGCGGGCAACACCAAGTCGGCGCGCCTGGTCATAGAAGCGCGCGAGCACCTCACCCTTCGCCGGTACGAGGAGGCCGCGCTCACCGCGGAGGCCGCGCTCGTCCTAGACGCAAACTCGGCCGAGGCGCACCACATCGCCGCGCAGGCCAGGCTGAAGCAGGGCATGAATGCCTCCGCATTGCGCCATGCGGAACGCGCCGTGGCGCTGGACCCGGGAAACCCGGAGTATCACGCCACCTTGCTCGCAGTGCAGGGGCACGCGGGCTCCGGTTCCTTCGACTGGAATCGTCCGGGTGTGATTGCCGCCGGAGTGGCGCTGCTGGTCTTGCTGATCATCACCGTCGTGGGGCTCAATATGATGTCCTTGAGGGCTGGCCGCGACACGCAGGCTGATGTCCGACCAACGTCCCCCACGGGCCAGTTGTCCCCTTATTCCGCCACCGCCGTCCCGGGGCAGGCAACGCCGCAGCCTGTTCGCCCGACCGGTGTCCTCGCGGGCAGGCCTCGTGTTCCATCTCGTGCCGCGACGCCGCGTGCCTCGGATTTGACGGCGGACTCCGGGACGCCGTCGGGCCAATTCAATCCGACGACCGCGGTCCTGCCGCCGGTGAGCAGCTCGGCGGTCGGCCTAGCCCCCGCGCCGGTGGACGCTTCTCCTCTGAATCGTTTCTCCACTCCGCAGCCGGCGGCGCCTTCGGCCCGCGCTTCCGCTGCGCCCGCTCCGGCGCCGCGCGCCGTTGTCGAACCCCCGGCGGCCCACCCGGGTGGGGGAACGCTGTTCGGCGGCAATTCCTTCCCGACACAGCCTGCCGTCACGACCCCTGCGCCGGACACTACGGAAACCCCTTCCATAACCGCGAATACAGCCGCGACGGTGACGCCGAGGCCGTCGTCACCGCAGCAGGCGTATATGTTGCGGGACTATGGCGCCGCGATCCGGGGCTTCCAGCAGCGGATTGACAACGGTGAAGCAACCGGCGCCAATTATCAGCAGCTTGGCCTGGCGTATGAGCGCGTCTCGGACAAGCGAAACGCCGCGGCCGCCTACCGCGCGGCGATTCTCGCCTACCAGGCGCAGTTGCAATCCGGCGCCGACGCGGACGTTGCCCAGCGTGGCCTTCGCTCCACGCAACGCGCTTTGATGATGCTGGAGACCCGATGA
- a CDS encoding DUF2905 domain-containing protein yields the protein MSRVLFSVGLVCLSLGAIAWAMERAGLKPGRLPGDIVAGSGGARLYIPITTCILLSVVLSAIMAVARALRK from the coding sequence ATGTCGAGGGTTCTGTTCAGCGTCGGTCTGGTCTGCCTCAGCCTGGGCGCCATCGCATGGGCCATGGAGCGGGCGGGCCTGAAACCGGGTCGGCTGCCCGGCGATATTGTCGCCGGTTCGGGCGGCGCGCGCCTCTACATCCCGATCACAACCTGCATACTGCTCAGCGTGGTCCTGAGCGCCATCATGGCTGTCGCGAGGGCCCTCCGCAAGTGA
- a CDS encoding tetratricopeptide repeat protein, with amino-acid sequence MKRSLIFLLAGSLLLAPSVLASEFDAAQTASREGRWKDALVLWQAASDKYPADAEVAAQVGFAELNTGRLPDAKRTLTRAARLSPSNLLAQSGLVQVAIREHRFDDAVNIASRAARAHPDSADAYRSLGDAQKAASRRSDAEDSYRRATVLGPDDWQNHASLADAVLMRNKADEAVKEYRQAVRLNPNDGALREALGRAAMQGDLYGEAAKCYVDAIDFARKPAPDWERIDRLTLLAIDALGRAAVALRDGDQARQDVFDANTRALTVADALLELPIVADSDPRANPAMAQRATAYALLSQAAAADLAALRKSTGSDAADAAVYREQARRAVVAARAAGLKPVAL; translated from the coding sequence ATGAAACGCAGCCTGATCTTTCTGCTCGCGGGCAGCCTGCTCCTGGCGCCCTCCGTATTGGCGTCGGAATTCGACGCGGCCCAGACCGCTTCGAGGGAAGGCCGCTGGAAGGACGCGCTCGTGCTCTGGCAGGCCGCTTCGGATAAGTATCCCGCGGATGCGGAGGTCGCGGCCCAGGTGGGCTTCGCGGAACTGAACACGGGCCGGCTTCCGGATGCCAAACGCACACTGACCCGCGCGGCGCGGCTTTCGCCCTCCAACCTTCTCGCTCAATCGGGACTGGTTCAGGTGGCGATCCGGGAGCATCGCTTTGATGATGCGGTCAATATCGCATCCCGTGCGGCGAGGGCGCACCCGGACAGCGCGGACGCCTACCGCTCACTGGGAGATGCCCAGAAAGCAGCGTCCCGCCGATCGGATGCGGAGGATTCCTATCGACGGGCGACCGTGCTGGGCCCCGACGATTGGCAGAACCATGCCAGCCTTGCCGACGCAGTGCTGATGCGGAATAAGGCGGATGAGGCGGTGAAGGAGTATCGTCAGGCGGTGCGCCTGAACCCGAACGATGGCGCATTGCGAGAGGCGCTGGGTCGGGCCGCCATGCAGGGCGACCTGTACGGCGAGGCGGCGAAGTGCTATGTGGACGCGATCGATTTCGCGCGAAAGCCGGCTCCGGATTGGGAACGCATTGACAGACTGACCCTTCTGGCCATCGATGCCCTGGGTCGCGCGGCCGTCGCGTTGCGCGATGGCGACCAGGCCCGCCAGGACGTTTTCGATGCAAACACCAGAGCCCTGACAGTCGCGGACGCGCTGCTCGAACTGCCGATCGTGGCGGATTCCGATCCCCGCGCCAATCCCGCGATGGCCCAGCGCGCCACGGCATACGCTCTGTTGAGCCAGGCCGCCGCCGCTGACCTTGCGGCTCTTAGAAAGTCAACCGGTTCCGATGCCGCGGACGCGGCGGTGTATCGCGAACAAGCCAGGCGAGCGGTTGTGGCCGCCCGCGCGGCGGGATTGAAACCCGTCGCTCTCTAA
- a CDS encoding glycoside hydrolase family 76 protein: MTEPQPSAASYWAMAEQQSAFVQSHYYDPSAGLYRPWSPMKSDANPYDFMWGNGVQFSSLVGAIRYDPDTYLPILTAFSGGLRKYWDESAAIPGFDAYWASPGHSDKYYDDNAWLVIGFAEAYGVTRDETYLDWSKRTQAQVLSGWDAVLGGGIYWHESHKSKNTCSNAPAATGALCLYRWTKDESYLDWAVKIRNWVRAHLQDTDGLYWDNVDLDGAINRTKWTYNTALMIRTEVLLYEFTGDKQYLAEARKSADAGIKLWVDPATGAIANTARFNHLFAESLLRLDDVTGDSRYLNVVRAHAAFGARYVRDPKGGYGNSWERGVNGPEAPRELIENAAAARLLWLLAPYPDSDELMAAALLATRQGDEAAAESLLRDAVAGDAEAVEARYRLWEVLVRRGKALEADGLAARLGAAADGSPAVRDRLLALGWKGAG; the protein is encoded by the coding sequence ATGACAGAACCTCAACCCTCCGCCGCGTCCTACTGGGCCATGGCGGAACAGCAATCCGCGTTCGTCCAATCGCACTACTACGATCCGTCCGCGGGCCTGTACCGGCCGTGGAGCCCCATGAAATCGGACGCCAACCCGTATGATTTCATGTGGGGAAACGGTGTGCAGTTCTCCTCGCTGGTTGGCGCCATCCGGTACGATCCGGATACGTATCTCCCGATCCTCACGGCTTTCTCCGGCGGCCTTCGCAAATACTGGGATGAGTCCGCCGCCATACCGGGGTTCGACGCGTACTGGGCCTCACCGGGCCATAGCGACAAGTACTACGACGATAACGCATGGCTCGTCATCGGCTTCGCCGAGGCGTACGGCGTGACGCGGGACGAGACGTACCTGGACTGGTCGAAGCGGACGCAAGCGCAGGTGCTGAGCGGCTGGGACGCGGTGCTGGGCGGCGGAATCTACTGGCACGAATCGCACAAGAGCAAAAATACCTGCTCCAATGCGCCGGCCGCGACCGGGGCGTTGTGCCTGTACCGGTGGACGAAGGACGAGTCCTATCTCGACTGGGCCGTCAAGATACGGAATTGGGTTCGGGCGCATCTGCAGGATACGGACGGGCTGTACTGGGACAACGTGGATCTCGACGGGGCGATCAACCGCACCAAGTGGACGTACAACACCGCTCTGATGATCCGCACGGAAGTCCTCCTTTACGAATTCACCGGCGACAAGCAGTATCTCGCGGAAGCCCGGAAGTCCGCGGACGCGGGGATCAAACTCTGGGTTGACCCTGCGACCGGCGCCATCGCGAACACGGCCAGATTCAACCACCTCTTCGCGGAATCGCTTCTCCGTCTTGACGATGTGACGGGAGACAGCCGTTATCTGAACGTGGTCCGCGCGCACGCGGCGTTCGGCGCTCGTTACGTTCGCGATCCGAAGGGCGGCTACGGAAACTCGTGGGAACGCGGTGTGAACGGTCCCGAAGCGCCCAGGGAATTGATCGAGAACGCCGCCGCCGCGCGCCTGTTGTGGCTCCTGGCCCCGTATCCCGATTCCGATGAACTGATGGCTGCCGCGTTGCTCGCCACACGGCAAGGCGACGAAGCCGCGGCGGAGTCGCTGCTTCGGGATGCGGTTGCCGGCGACGCGGAAGCCGTTGAAGCGCGCTATCGCCTGTGGGAGGTCCTCGTACGCCGCGGAAAGGCGCTGGAGGCCGATGGTCTTGCTGCACGGTTGGGCGCTGCGGCGGACGGATCTCCCGCCGTTCGCGACAGGTTGCTCGCCTTGGGCTGGAAAGGCGCCGGGTAG